From a single Microbacterium murale genomic region:
- a CDS encoding MFS transporter has product MGFGATVLLNAAAPSLTWFLIAAPLLGLGIGFYNSVLNATAQQAVAPSNIGQMMSLMNIGNYGVVPFGALLLGWIIDLSSGRVALAVGGVAALLAAGWVWSRARGEQPEGEV; this is encoded by the coding sequence GTGGGGTTCGGCGCAACCGTGCTCCTCAACGCCGCAGCGCCTTCGCTCACGTGGTTCCTCATCGCCGCGCCGCTGCTGGGACTCGGCATCGGTTTCTACAACAGTGTGCTGAACGCCACCGCTCAACAGGCGGTGGCGCCATCGAACATCGGTCAGATGATGTCGCTGATGAACATCGGCAACTACGGCGTCGTACCGTTCGGTGCGCTCCTCCTCGGCTGGATCATCGACCTCAGCTCCGGTCGTGTCGCCTTGGCGGTCGGCGGCGTGGCAGCGCTTCTCGCCGCGGGGTGGGTGTGGTCGAGAGCGCGTGGGGAGCAGCCTGAGGGTGAGGTATAG
- a CDS encoding CapA family protein, which translates to MNTRIVAVGDIVLQYDDPNPYFAASAPVTQSADVAIGQIEVPHTTETAVTALTVPAPPAKPKDLEAMSRAGYDIATIAGNHAFDLGERGVLDTIAAAQSYGMVTTGTGANLAAAMEPAIVERGGIRVGVLSFNCVGPRESWATSRKAGGAFVKVLTHYDLDDLNPGNPPQIYTFADRTSLRQMTDAVTALAADVDVAVVALHKGYGHTPARIDDYEYEIAHAAIDAGADAVVGHHSHIMRGIEMYRGKPIFHGLGNFVTVTDALTPAEDNDSEELKAWAKRRIELYGFVPDPKMPGYPFHPESRNTAIAVLDFDGTEIHAGVIPCWIDDSASPVPLGEGERDSVLAYIEDISRRAGLDTRFTWDGDVVRLS; encoded by the coding sequence ATGAACACTCGCATCGTCGCGGTCGGCGACATCGTTCTTCAGTACGACGACCCCAACCCCTACTTCGCCGCCAGCGCGCCCGTGACGCAGAGTGCCGATGTGGCCATCGGCCAGATCGAAGTGCCCCACACCACCGAGACCGCCGTGACGGCGCTCACTGTTCCCGCACCACCGGCGAAGCCGAAAGACCTCGAGGCGATGTCCCGCGCCGGTTACGACATCGCGACCATCGCGGGCAACCACGCCTTCGATCTCGGTGAGCGCGGTGTGCTCGACACGATCGCCGCCGCGCAGTCGTACGGCATGGTCACGACCGGGACAGGCGCGAACCTCGCAGCCGCCATGGAACCCGCGATCGTCGAACGGGGCGGCATCCGCGTCGGTGTGCTGAGCTTCAACTGCGTCGGCCCCCGCGAATCGTGGGCCACCAGCAGGAAGGCCGGAGGGGCATTCGTCAAGGTGCTCACCCACTACGACCTCGACGACCTCAATCCCGGAAACCCGCCGCAGATCTACACCTTCGCCGACCGGACATCGCTGCGGCAGATGACGGATGCCGTGACCGCACTCGCGGCGGATGTCGACGTCGCGGTCGTCGCCCTGCACAAGGGTTACGGCCACACGCCGGCACGCATCGATGACTACGAGTACGAGATCGCCCACGCCGCGATAGACGCGGGCGCCGACGCGGTCGTGGGACATCATTCGCACATCATGCGCGGCATCGAGATGTACCGGGGCAAACCGATCTTCCATGGTCTCGGGAACTTCGTCACCGTCACTGACGCGCTCACCCCCGCAGAGGACAACGACTCCGAAGAGTTGAAGGCGTGGGCCAAGCGCCGCATCGAGCTGTACGGATTCGTCCCGGACCCGAAGATGCCCGGTTATCCGTTCCACCCGGAGAGCCGCAACACGGCGATCGCCGTGCTCGACTTCGACGGCACTGAGATCCATGCCGGCGTGATCCCGTGCTGGATCGATGACAGTGCATCTCCCGTACCGCTCGGCGAGGGCGAGCGCGATTCCGTGCTCGCCTACATCGAAGACATCTCCCGTCGCGCGGGTCTGGACACCCGGTTCACGTGGGACGGGGACGTCGTACGGCTTTCCTGA
- a CDS encoding ABC transporter substrate-binding protein, whose product MRKLTWDQRRVLRWGAVAASFALIAGLTACGPATNADDAVGNDEPVAERGEELVLQFRGTPISLDPALQGTASGSIFTVLAYDPIIYQAPDGSLQPSLATGWDFIDDDYRQFEFTLREGLEFASGEPLDAEAVKASMEYFLGAGGGQIPRVGPIASIEAVDEQTVRINYEQPWADAAFSLTQTVMFGNVIGPDGLADPDSLLQVMDGAGQYVYDAEASVPDSEYVYTLNPNYWNPDAQMWDRVTVEIIADPNAVLNAASTGQIDFGLGSPLFADAAEAAGLTVATAPFYNWELRLHDVNGEVNPALADPRVREAIGLAIDRESIVAALGGEYMTPSDQLVVEGLEGYNSDIGWEFDLDRAKELMAEAGYEDGFTMTVLDSSVQDNQSQIAQAVASSLAEIGIDVDLVVDAVSIPSFSEKLESKEYEASFWASNGDVANSYRPFRSAGSMNNPFGVMDEEMEALYAQSLTVGGDEREEIYQQMSERWQEASFSIPILTGYFVNYIGPKVTNVNSSAKNPVMLPVGPEPEYNWQPVQ is encoded by the coding sequence ATGAGAAAGCTGACATGGGATCAGCGCCGCGTTCTGCGGTGGGGGGCGGTCGCCGCATCCTTCGCCCTGATCGCCGGCCTCACCGCATGTGGTCCCGCCACCAACGCCGACGACGCTGTCGGCAACGATGAACCAGTGGCAGAGCGGGGCGAAGAGCTCGTCCTGCAGTTCCGAGGAACTCCGATCAGCCTTGATCCTGCTCTGCAGGGCACGGCCAGCGGTTCGATCTTCACCGTGCTCGCCTATGACCCGATCATCTATCAGGCCCCTGACGGGAGCCTGCAGCCCTCGCTCGCAACAGGGTGGGACTTCATCGACGATGACTACCGTCAGTTCGAGTTCACGTTGAGAGAAGGCCTCGAATTCGCCAGCGGCGAGCCGCTCGACGCTGAAGCGGTGAAGGCATCCATGGAGTACTTCCTTGGCGCGGGCGGCGGACAGATTCCTCGAGTCGGCCCGATAGCGAGCATCGAAGCAGTCGACGAGCAGACGGTGCGCATCAACTACGAGCAGCCGTGGGCTGATGCGGCGTTCTCGCTGACGCAGACGGTGATGTTCGGCAACGTCATCGGTCCTGACGGGCTCGCGGATCCGGATTCCCTTCTCCAGGTCATGGATGGTGCGGGGCAGTATGTCTACGACGCCGAAGCATCCGTGCCGGATTCGGAGTACGTGTACACACTCAACCCCAACTACTGGAATCCCGACGCACAGATGTGGGACCGGGTGACCGTCGAGATCATCGCTGATCCGAACGCCGTGCTCAATGCGGCATCGACCGGCCAGATCGACTTCGGACTCGGATCGCCGCTGTTCGCCGACGCGGCGGAGGCCGCGGGCCTCACCGTGGCGACCGCGCCGTTCTACAACTGGGAGTTGCGACTGCATGACGTCAACGGCGAAGTGAACCCCGCCCTTGCCGATCCCCGCGTGAGAGAGGCGATCGGCCTCGCGATCGATCGTGAATCGATCGTGGCGGCCCTGGGTGGCGAGTACATGACTCCGAGTGACCAGCTCGTCGTCGAGGGCCTCGAGGGGTACAACTCCGATATCGGATGGGAGTTCGACCTCGATCGCGCGAAGGAGCTGATGGCCGAGGCGGGCTACGAGGACGGCTTCACGATGACGGTGCTCGACAGCAGCGTGCAGGACAACCAGTCGCAGATCGCCCAGGCGGTGGCGAGCTCCCTTGCAGAGATCGGCATCGACGTCGATCTCGTGGTGGACGCCGTGAGCATCCCCTCGTTCAGCGAGAAGCTCGAATCCAAGGAGTACGAGGCGAGCTTCTGGGCTTCCAACGGTGACGTCGCCAACTCCTATCGGCCGTTCCGCAGCGCCGGATCGATGAACAACCCGTTCGGGGTCATGGACGAGGAGATGGAGGCGCTGTACGCCCAGAGTCTCACCGTCGGTGGCGACGAACGCGAGGAGATCTACCAGCAGATGAGCGAGCGCTGGCAGGAGGCATCGTTCTCGATTCCGATCCTCACCGGATACTTCGTGAACTACATCGGTCCGAAGGTGACGAATGTCAATTCCTCCGCCAAGAACCCGGTGATGCTGCCGGTCGGGCCTGAGCCCGAGTACAACTGGCAGCCCGTGCAGTGA
- a CDS encoding 3-oxoacid CoA-transferase subunit A, with product MIDKIVPDAASAVADIPDGATVMIGGFGRAGQPVELIDALTAHGAKDLTVVNNNAGNGDVGLAALLAKGLVRKIICSFPRQSDSWVFDDLYRAGKIELELVPQGNLAERIRAAGAGIGAFFSPTGVGTQLAAGKEERVLDGRRYVLEYPIKADFSLISAYRGDRWGNLVYRETARNFGPIMATAATTTIVQVDEAVELGTLDPESVVTPGIFVDRVVAVGERDWLQDGVFVGGVDLEGRTLADAGEDEAR from the coding sequence GTGATCGACAAGATCGTGCCGGACGCGGCATCCGCCGTCGCCGACATTCCCGACGGTGCGACCGTCATGATCGGTGGCTTCGGCCGAGCAGGGCAGCCAGTCGAGTTGATAGACGCGCTGACTGCGCACGGCGCCAAAGACCTCACGGTCGTGAACAACAACGCCGGCAACGGCGATGTCGGGCTCGCGGCACTTCTCGCCAAGGGTCTGGTCCGAAAGATCATCTGCTCGTTCCCGCGGCAGAGCGACTCCTGGGTGTTCGACGACTTGTATCGCGCAGGCAAGATCGAACTCGAACTCGTGCCCCAGGGCAACCTCGCCGAGCGCATCCGCGCAGCGGGCGCGGGCATCGGGGCCTTCTTCTCGCCGACCGGAGTCGGCACCCAGCTCGCCGCAGGCAAAGAAGAGCGTGTGCTCGATGGGCGCCGCTACGTGCTCGAGTATCCGATCAAAGCCGACTTCTCTCTCATCAGCGCCTATCGCGGCGACCGCTGGGGAAACCTCGTCTACCGTGAGACCGCGCGCAACTTCGGGCCGATCATGGCGACAGCGGCCACCACGACGATCGTGCAGGTCGACGAGGCCGTTGAGCTGGGAACGCTCGATCCGGAGTCCGTCGTGACCCCTGGCATCTTCGTCGACCGTGTCGTAGCGGTGGGCGAGCGGGACTGGCTGCAGGATGGCGTGTTCGTGGGTGGAGTCGACCTCGAGGGTCGCACCCTGGCGGATGCCGGAGAGGACGAGGCCCGATGA
- a CDS encoding ATP-binding cassette domain-containing protein, with the protein MQIHEPAPKAVVRERVFEMLRRVGLSEDAAQRFPAQFSGGQKQRIAIARALILAPKLVVCDEPVSALDLSIQAEVINLMAELQRETGASYLFISHDLSIVHYLSDRIVVLKSGHVVERGSAEEIYRDPQQDYTRLLLDAAPVPDPALQARRTAAREKAGLSDRTDAIASRVR; encoded by the coding sequence GTGCAGATCCATGAGCCGGCGCCCAAGGCGGTCGTGCGTGAGCGCGTGTTCGAGATGCTGCGCCGCGTGGGGCTCTCCGAAGATGCGGCCCAGCGGTTTCCGGCGCAGTTCTCCGGCGGGCAGAAGCAGCGCATAGCGATCGCCAGGGCGCTGATCCTCGCGCCGAAGCTCGTCGTCTGCGACGAGCCGGTCAGCGCGCTCGACCTCTCGATCCAGGCCGAGGTCATCAATCTCATGGCCGAGCTCCAACGCGAGACCGGAGCGAGCTATCTCTTCATCTCGCACGATCTGTCGATCGTGCACTACCTCTCCGATCGCATCGTCGTGCTCAAGAGCGGCCATGTGGTCGAGCGGGGGAGCGCCGAGGAGATCTATCGCGATCCGCAGCAGGACTACACTCGCCTGCTGCTGGATGCCGCACCCGTTCCCGATCCCGCCCTGCAGGCGCGACGGACAGCCGCCAGAGAGAAGGCCGGTCTGTCTGACCGCACCGACGCGATCGCCAGCCGTGTCCGATGA
- a CDS encoding ABC transporter permease, with the protein MLVRRFVLVIPMIIVVSVIMFVLASLVPGDQARAILGETATPEAIAALREQLGLNLPWYQQYLNWASSAVRGDFGASIYSGEPVVSILAGRFPVTASLALLSTLLIAVAGISLGLMSALRGGAVGRILDAVSLFGLAVPSFAIAILLVSLFAVTVRIFPATGYTPIENGVGPWIWALVLPVIALSLGGTTLVAKQMRDSAKESLNKDFVRFLRANGVGEASILIRHVLKNAAIPSITILGIGAVAALTGTVFIENVFVLPGLGSLATQVTLNHDLPVLLGVGVLFTLIAVVISLIVDLLYGVLNPKVRTA; encoded by the coding sequence ATGCTGGTACGACGTTTCGTGCTCGTGATCCCCATGATCATTGTCGTCTCGGTGATCATGTTCGTGCTCGCCTCCCTGGTGCCAGGCGACCAGGCCAGAGCGATCCTCGGGGAGACTGCGACGCCGGAGGCGATCGCCGCACTCCGCGAGCAACTCGGTCTGAATCTGCCGTGGTATCAGCAGTACTTGAACTGGGCGTCGAGCGCAGTGCGGGGCGATTTCGGGGCGTCGATCTACAGCGGCGAACCCGTCGTGAGCATCCTCGCGGGCAGATTCCCGGTGACAGCTTCGCTCGCACTGCTGTCGACCCTTTTGATCGCGGTGGCCGGGATCTCACTCGGGCTGATGAGTGCGCTCCGCGGCGGTGCAGTGGGCCGCATCCTCGACGCCGTGTCGCTGTTCGGGCTCGCCGTGCCGAGTTTTGCCATCGCCATCCTGCTCGTCTCGCTCTTCGCCGTCACCGTGCGCATCTTCCCAGCCACGGGTTACACGCCCATCGAGAACGGCGTCGGGCCCTGGATATGGGCACTGGTGCTGCCGGTCATCGCGCTCAGCCTCGGTGGGACAACGCTGGTCGCGAAACAGATGCGCGACTCGGCGAAAGAGTCGCTCAACAAGGATTTCGTGCGCTTTCTGCGGGCGAACGGAGTCGGTGAGGCGTCGATCCTCATACGCCACGTGCTGAAGAACGCGGCGATCCCCTCGATCACGATCCTCGGCATCGGGGCCGTCGCGGCGTTGACCGGAACCGTCTTCATCGAGAACGTCTTCGTCCTTCCCGGCCTCGGGTCCCTGGCGACCCAGGTCACGCTCAATCACGACTTGCCCGTCCTTCTCGGCGTCGGAGTGCTCTTCACCCTGATCGCCGTCGTCATCAGCCTGATCGTCGACCTGCTCTACGGCGTGCTCAATCCGAAGGTGAGGACCGCCTGA
- a CDS encoding MarR family winged helix-turn-helix transcriptional regulator, translating into MSRRLLASPSVSPDPTLRHVLRHVARTYQAQLTEQFQQYGISDAEYTVLFVLKRMPGLSSAEISRWTAVTAQGGNQIVKSLLAQNLVSRRPSDDHGRVLLIELTSEGRRIVDACEGHANALEDQMCEAMAPGERADFMRLLRLAADGLGSPISTVTRRT; encoded by the coding sequence ATGTCCCGTCGGCTGCTCGCGTCCCCATCTGTCAGTCCTGACCCGACGCTCAGGCATGTCCTGCGTCATGTCGCGCGGACCTATCAGGCGCAGCTGACCGAGCAGTTCCAGCAGTACGGCATCAGCGACGCGGAGTACACCGTGCTGTTCGTGCTCAAGCGGATGCCCGGGTTGTCCAGTGCCGAGATCTCGCGTTGGACGGCCGTCACGGCGCAGGGCGGCAATCAGATCGTGAAGAGCCTTCTGGCTCAGAATCTCGTCTCGCGCCGACCATCCGACGATCACGGGCGAGTGCTCCTCATCGAACTCACATCCGAGGGCCGTCGGATAGTCGACGCCTGCGAGGGTCACGCCAATGCGCTCGAGGATCAGATGTGCGAAGCGATGGCACCGGGTGAGCGCGCTGACTTCATGCGCCTTCTGCGTCTGGCTGCGGACGGCCTCGGGAGTCCGATCTCCACGGTGACACGGCGCACCTGA
- a CDS encoding 3-oxoacid CoA-transferase subunit B, whose translation MRTRITRDELAARIAQDIPEGAFVNLGIGAPTLVANFLPSDLEIILHTENGLLGMGPAPASDRVDPDLINAGKQAVTALAGAAYFHHADSFAMMRGGHLDVCVLGAFQVAQNGDLANWSTGAPGAIPAVGGAMDLAIGAKDVYVMTDLLTKTGESKLVAECAYPLTGVGCVSRVYTDHAVFDVTPDGFRVREVFGDNTVESLEELTGLELS comes from the coding sequence ATGAGAACGCGAATCACACGCGACGAGCTGGCCGCACGCATCGCGCAGGACATCCCGGAAGGGGCATTCGTCAATCTCGGCATCGGCGCCCCGACGCTCGTCGCCAACTTCCTTCCCAGCGACCTCGAGATCATTCTGCACACCGAGAACGGCCTCCTCGGGATGGGCCCGGCTCCGGCATCCGATCGCGTCGACCCCGACCTCATCAATGCAGGCAAACAGGCGGTCACCGCACTGGCCGGCGCGGCCTACTTCCACCACGCCGACTCGTTCGCGATGATGCGCGGGGGTCACCTCGACGTCTGCGTGCTCGGTGCTTTCCAGGTCGCGCAGAACGGCGACCTCGCGAACTGGTCGACCGGCGCACCCGGTGCGATCCCTGCCGTCGGTGGAGCGATGGATCTCGCGATCGGCGCAAAGGACGTGTACGTGATGACCGATCTGCTCACGAAGACGGGCGAATCGAAGCTGGTCGCGGAGTGCGCATATCCGCTCACCGGCGTCGGCTGCGTGAGCCGTGTCTATACCGACCACGCCGTGTTCGACGTCACGCCGGACGGTTTCCGCGTGCGTGAGGTGTTCGGGGACAACACCGTCGAGTCCCTGGAAGAGCTGACCGGATTGGAGCTGTCATGA
- a CDS encoding alpha/beta fold hydrolase — translation MPIQKLADVELWFDEYGPDDASEIILSSAMGYSGLDGYPERLSEAPTEYKVFTIQARGFGRSSRMDGIPAEGWLAQWADDVVAFADAKGIDKFVYTGASHSAGIGWYIAVRHPERLKAFVSVVGTPHDRFGVTDSSEGRRESIRARMEGDVAAMRVQFEKLGGWLHDDETERRRERDRLIDGAIESAMARDDDESQINQGMPFPEAKTNDELAAVLRTITVPTLMLAGMRDGIVSPESSLRGVMNVRDSKAVFFESEGHYMTREIPERLIREVRLYMDEINGTARPERRPIIDHTKVDTV, via the coding sequence ATGCCCATTCAGAAGCTCGCCGATGTCGAACTCTGGTTCGACGAGTACGGCCCCGACGATGCGTCCGAGATCATCCTGTCCAGCGCGATGGGCTACTCGGGACTCGACGGATACCCCGAACGCCTGTCCGAAGCTCCGACGGAGTACAAGGTCTTCACGATCCAAGCACGCGGCTTCGGCCGATCCTCCCGGATGGACGGGATACCCGCCGAAGGTTGGTTGGCCCAGTGGGCGGACGACGTCGTCGCATTCGCCGATGCGAAGGGCATCGACAAGTTCGTCTACACCGGCGCATCGCATTCGGCGGGTATCGGCTGGTACATCGCCGTCCGCCACCCAGAGCGCCTGAAGGCGTTCGTCTCCGTCGTCGGGACGCCGCACGACCGCTTCGGCGTGACCGACTCCTCCGAGGGGCGCCGTGAATCGATCCGCGCGCGGATGGAGGGCGACGTCGCCGCCATGCGGGTGCAGTTCGAGAAGCTCGGCGGGTGGTTGCACGATGACGAAACCGAGCGTCGCCGCGAACGTGACCGGCTCATCGACGGCGCGATCGAGAGCGCGATGGCGCGCGACGACGACGAGTCGCAGATCAATCAGGGAATGCCTTTCCCCGAGGCGAAGACGAATGACGAGCTCGCGGCTGTGCTGCGCACCATCACCGTTCCCACCCTCATGCTCGCCGGAATGCGCGATGGCATCGTCTCACCCGAATCGTCTCTCCGCGGCGTCATGAACGTCCGAGATTCCAAGGCCGTCTTCTTCGAGAGTGAGGGGCATTACATGACCAGGGAGATCCCCGAACGCCTCATTCGCGAAGTCCGTCTCTACATGGACGAAATCAACGGCACCGCCCGACCCGAGCGGCGGCCGATCATCGATCACACGAAAGTAGACACAGTATGA
- a CDS encoding ATP-binding cassette domain-containing protein: MNAEQRPVLEVESLAVEYRRGRRRTRAVENISFDIADGETLGLVGESGSGKSTIGKAILGLAPVTEGVIRYRGTDISTLTRMQRRALTRDVQVIFQDPPQFARSDEAHRILHRGACADP; the protein is encoded by the coding sequence GTGAACGCTGAGCAGCGCCCTGTGCTCGAAGTCGAGAGTCTCGCGGTGGAGTATCGGCGAGGTCGTCGGCGCACGCGCGCGGTCGAGAACATCAGCTTCGACATCGCCGACGGCGAGACGCTGGGACTCGTCGGTGAATCGGGCTCCGGCAAATCGACGATAGGGAAGGCGATCCTCGGCCTCGCTCCGGTGACCGAGGGGGTCATCCGGTATCGCGGTACGGACATCAGCACGCTGACGAGGATGCAGCGGCGCGCATTGACGAGAGACGTGCAGGTCATCTTCCAGGACCCGCCACAGTTCGCTCGATCCGACGAAGCCCATCGGATACTCCATCGCGGAGCCTGTGCAGATCCATGA
- a CDS encoding dipeptide/oligopeptide/nickel ABC transporter permease/ATP-binding protein, whose amino-acid sequence MPSRQGSPRVIASNRRSLLVDVLRKPMGAVSIAYLLVVIVMSLMAPVLATHNPLTQKLDSVRLMPSAEYWLGTDALGRDIYSRLLYGGQESLLGVAQALIVALALAVPIGIAAGYFGGWFDWLVMRSIDISLAIPGIIVTLAVLAIFQNSMSAAMVVYGVLVSASAARVIRSVVLGVREELYMDSARTTGLTNAQILVRHVLPRTLGVIIVQAAMLGAIALGVQTGLAFLGFGPQPPAPTWGGMVGEASSMLQYFSWMIVPTSGIIVLTTLAFGLLGDAVRDANAERIERPVRGTRRSAVALAAESKATAADAAPDEAALPVDETALLSVRELTVAFGTGDNEVVVLDRVGFDIRKGETVGLVGESGSGKTVTAMAVLGLLAEGGRVVSGQIWFDGVDISGYTRRQYRALRGTKMAMISQEPMVALDPTFRIGFQVAEVVRAQHKVSGRAARRRALELLEAVRLPNPQEVAKLYPHQVSGGMAQRIAIAIALAGRPQLLVADEPTTALDVTVQAEILDLLRALQSRLGMAILFVTHDWGVVADICDHAVVMYAGQVVEHTTVERAFGDPLHPYSQALQRSNPHDAPKGVPLPTIGGMVPPAGRWPNGCHFAPRCALATEACREGRIPLLNVQEDHTARCIRIDAARVARAETLEVVGER is encoded by the coding sequence ATGCCCTCTCGTCAAGGTTCGCCCCGCGTCATCGCGAGCAATCGCCGCAGTCTCCTCGTGGACGTGCTGCGCAAGCCCATGGGGGCGGTGTCGATCGCCTACCTGCTGGTGGTGATCGTGATGTCGCTGATGGCGCCCGTGCTCGCGACCCACAATCCGCTGACGCAGAAACTCGATTCGGTGCGGCTGATGCCTTCCGCTGAGTACTGGCTCGGAACCGACGCTCTCGGTCGCGACATCTACAGTCGGCTCCTCTACGGGGGGCAGGAATCGCTTCTCGGAGTCGCGCAGGCTCTCATCGTCGCACTGGCGCTCGCGGTGCCCATCGGCATCGCGGCCGGATACTTCGGTGGATGGTTCGACTGGCTGGTGATGCGGAGCATCGACATCAGCCTGGCCATCCCGGGGATCATCGTGACGCTGGCTGTGCTCGCCATCTTCCAGAACAGCATGTCCGCCGCCATGGTGGTCTACGGCGTGCTCGTCTCGGCGAGTGCCGCGCGCGTGATCCGCAGTGTCGTACTGGGCGTCCGCGAAGAGCTCTACATGGATTCCGCGCGCACGACCGGTCTCACGAATGCGCAGATCCTGGTGCGCCATGTTCTGCCACGTACTCTCGGAGTGATCATCGTGCAGGCGGCCATGCTCGGTGCGATCGCCCTCGGCGTGCAGACGGGCCTAGCGTTCCTCGGATTCGGGCCCCAGCCGCCGGCGCCGACCTGGGGAGGAATGGTCGGCGAGGCTTCGTCGATGCTGCAGTACTTCAGCTGGATGATCGTCCCGACATCGGGGATCATCGTGCTCACGACCCTCGCATTCGGCCTTCTCGGAGACGCCGTCCGCGACGCGAACGCGGAGAGGATCGAGAGACCGGTGCGCGGCACCAGGAGATCCGCGGTCGCGCTCGCTGCCGAGTCGAAGGCCACCGCAGCGGATGCCGCACCGGACGAGGCCGCCCTGCCGGTCGATGAGACGGCACTTCTCTCCGTGAGGGAGCTCACCGTTGCGTTCGGTACCGGTGACAACGAGGTCGTGGTGCTCGACCGGGTGGGCTTCGACATCCGCAAGGGTGAGACGGTCGGGCTCGTCGGCGAGTCGGGATCGGGGAAGACCGTGACGGCGATGGCCGTGCTTGGCCTGCTCGCCGAGGGCGGTCGAGTCGTCTCCGGGCAGATCTGGTTCGACGGCGTCGACATCTCGGGATACACGCGTCGGCAGTATCGCGCGCTCCGCGGCACGAAGATGGCGATGATCTCGCAGGAGCCGATGGTCGCCCTCGACCCGACGTTCCGGATCGGATTCCAGGTCGCCGAAGTGGTGCGCGCACAGCATAAGGTCAGCGGGCGTGCCGCCCGCCGTCGCGCGCTGGAGCTGCTCGAGGCTGTCCGCCTTCCGAATCCCCAAGAGGTCGCGAAACTCTATCCGCACCAGGTGTCCGGTGGTATGGCCCAGCGCATCGCCATCGCTATCGCACTGGCCGGGCGGCCGCAACTCCTGGTCGCCGACGAGCCGACGACGGCGCTCGACGTCACCGTGCAGGCGGAGATCCTCGATCTTCTCCGCGCACTGCAGAGTCGGCTCGGCATGGCGATCCTGTTCGTCACACACGACTGGGGCGTCGTCGCCGACATCTGCGACCACGCGGTGGTCATGTACGCCGGACAGGTGGTCGAGCACACGACCGTCGAACGCGCCTTCGGCGACCCGCTGCATCCGTACAGCCAAGCACTGCAGCGTTCGAATCCGCACGATGCTCCCAAGGGCGTCCCGCTGCCCACCATCGGGGGGATGGTGCCGCCGGCCGGACGATGGCCGAACGGATGTCATTTCGCGCCGCGCTGCGCGCTGGCGACCGAGGCCTGCCGTGAAGGCCGGATCCCGCTGTTGAACGTGCAGGAGGATCACACGGCGAGATGCATCCGGATCGATGCCGCTCGCGTCGCTCGTGCGGAGACCCTGGAGGTGGTCGGTGAACGCTGA